The bacterium genome segment ACCTCGAACGAAGGACCGCGCTGGGCGAGGCAGCTCGCCGCGGCGAGGCGCACGTGCCGCTCCCGCTCGAACGCGGGGATCACGACGCTGAAGAGCGGCGCCTCGTCGGACACGCCCCGTTCCCTCCTTTGCGGCGGCTTCGCCGACGGCCGTAGAATCAGCCGTCGAGGGAGTTCCCGTCGAACGACAGTCTCGCGGCCCGGGAGGACGGAAGCAAGTGCGCGTCCTGCACCTCACGAACCTCTATCCGTCGCCGCGGCGTCCTTGGTTCGGCACGTTCATCGAGGAGGAGGTCCGTGCGCTCGGCCCGGAGGTCGAGAGCGAGGTCGTCTTCGTGGACGGCGCCGCGGGAAAGATCGAGTACGCGCGGGGGATCGCCAGGGTGCGGGACCTGCGCGGCCGCTTCGACCTGATCCACGCCCACCACGGCTGGTGCGGCCTCGCCGCCCTCGCCGCGCGTTCCGGCGTTCCGATCGTCCTCACGCTCCTCGGCGGCGACGTCTTCGAGCGCGAGGTCCGCTACAAGCGGCTCCTCGCGCGCCTCGTCCGCGCCGCGCTCCCGCGCTTCGCCGCGCTGATCGTCCGCTCGCCGGCGATGGCCGAAGCCCTTCCGCCGGCGATTCATCCATCGGTCCATATCGTGCCGCACGGCGTGGACCTCGACCTCTTCGCGCCGTCGGACCGCCGCGCCGCCCGCGCCGCGCTGGGGCTCGATCCGGAGCGGCCGCAGTTCCTCTTCGCCTGCGCCGACAACGACCAGTCGCGGCGGGAGAAGCGGCGCGACGTCGCGGAGGCGGCCGTCGCCGCCCTCGGCGAAGGGCG includes the following:
- a CDS encoding glycosyltransferase is translated as MRVLHLTNLYPSPRRPWFGTFIEEEVRALGPEVESEVVFVDGAAGKIEYARGIARVRDLRGRFDLIHAHHGWCGLAALAARSGVPIVLTLLGGDVFEREVRYKRLLARLVRAALPRFAALIVRSPAMAEALPPAIHPSVHIVPHGVDLDLFAPSDRRAARAALGLDPERPQFLFACADNDQSRREKRRDVAEAAVAALGEGRGALLEAARTPHHLMPLYVNAATAVLLPSDYEGSPNIVKEALACERPVVAADVGDVRGLIEGLPGCSLAERSGAAFAEALRPLLADDLRADGGRARLAERGLTLAETGRRFRAVYEGVLADGQAAAVRH